Genomic segment of Augochlora pura isolate Apur16 unplaced genomic scaffold, APUR_v2.2.1 APUR_unplaced_242, whole genome shotgun sequence:
GTTGTTTCATCTATGTGACTTGGATTGTACATTTTCCCGGTAGTATTACATACAACAGCAGTATTGCTTACAGTTTTTGTCGTTTCTGGAGGTAATTCATGAATTtgatatgattttattttagtagcATACCGTAATCTTGTTTCCAAGTCATTTACAGGTGTTAAAGATATATTAACCCATGTTGGTTCAAACGGTGTTACTTGAGTCAATGTCATCTCTCCTTTTATACCatgagaattaattaaagttctaaggagaaatattgacaattttttatcatatAGAGATCACAGGATAAGAGGATTGTATTGCAAAATACATAatagagatatttttaaataagctgaaatttgaaatacttttttaaagtCTTACTTGGTAGACATAGTCTTCCAGTGATTGATCTTGGTACAAGCTAAGAAGGAATCATCATGTGTGGGATGGAAGATTACTAAGTATATTAGCCGATGAGGGCCAAGTAAATCAGCAGGTAGTAGAGATAATTCTGTATCTCTGTACAAAGTTTTATACCTTTTGTTGGGATTCGTAGCTACCTTTATCTTGCCTAAACGCACATCAATGTCACCAATACCTTTTCCATTACCAGCATTATCAGGATCAAAAACAGTTTGTAGAATATTGCAACTTGATTTAtctgcattataataaaacattaatttatggAAAGTTGATTATTAGAAaccatatattataaatttaataaaaaaaatcaacctTTGCCAATATCGAAAATATCAGTTACATAAATTTTCCAGTAATGCTCTGTATAGTCTATGCTTTGCAACTTCTGTTTGTTAACATGATGCAGatctgtataaattattgcattgGTACTATTATCACCAGTATTACTGCCTAGCCATCGGAACCAAACAGTTCCAGCTACAGACCCATAGAATTGTGCTCTTGCAactttttctacatttttctccagcacctgaaatatttttgatatgaaaaaaaaaacgtgaaTCTGAAGAAACAAGTGggtttgatttcatttatttgaaaaaataccGTGATTGAAGCACAGATGGTTCTAGACGTGTACGCGTCCCTAAGTATTAAGCCTTTGCCCCATAAACCCATTTTTCCTGTTAAACTTATACCTGGAACTTCCACTACTCCAGTTTCATTTCCAGGCAGATCCAATGGTCCAATTAATTCCGTAAGATCTATAACGCTACGAAATTGGTAAGATCATTATTAAACAatctgtttaaattatattttcgtaaatgaGAAAGTATTCCcagcgaaattgaaaatgtatacATACTCTTCTCCAAGATATCGTTTGTCACATCTGTTGTTTATAAGCGTATAATCGACGGGGAACTGGGTAACCGACCAATACCATTGTTGATCCGGATATTGCAAAGTAGCTTGAAGGGAAAACCGAACTCTGACAGACGTGTCCGTAGatttttcgaatcgaatttctCCGTGCAGACCGCCAGATGAGATATACGCCGCGAGACGTAATGAATGGGCAACAGTAACTGCAGCAAGgtaatttaacattataatagaatacttAATCGAATTATTCTCAGAAAAGAATGAGAAACAACGAAATTCGAtccttatttaattattatttatgcgaACAGATTTCATCCTttgatcattttcttttcaatcttCTAATCTTTGACAATTCTTAAACAAGTGTCAAAGCAGAATGTATAGTCCAATCCTATGGAATTTCACTTACTATAACTTAATAGAATAAGCCacaacatttttgttttttttttcgttcagaaatattatctaaggcattacttttaaaatgaGAATCATGTATAAGAACTAGATAGCTTGACTTTAACCCATGCTACCAGAAACTGTTACTTTAGAATGATAGTGCTGACTCTAGTGACTAAGGCAAAGCGACTTTTACTTTCTCATGTCTTCGCGCGCTCGTGGTGGGAGATCTGTGGAAAAGGGAACAATGACCTTCATACATACAATTACAAGTGAAggtcgaaatataaaaaatttagtcaaattgttaaacaagAATCATATAGAATAACCGAGAAAGTATATAAACAATTACGGTAGAAAAAACTATTGCAATATAAAGTAGGGGACGATGGCTTTACACCATAGAACCTGTTCCTAATTACTTGCGATTGATAAGGCTTTAAATGTTTTTGAGACATGCATCTGacgattacaaaaattcaatgaaaatcattttgataGTTTCtctgtttattaaaatcaattttctgcGATGCAACGTTGTAGCGTCGAAACGAACACAATGATAGTGATCTTGAAGTGACCTCGAAAATAAGCTAACGCTTGTCTTTAGCAACTGTGTTTAAATTGAAAGGGAGAGCTTTTTGATAGAATActgaaaattccattttaaataaaatttataattaggGACTGTTTAAATGCTTAgcaattactattatttaaaaaggaaaaatactTCTTGTTTGGCTAATTTATAATCGATGACGAAAATCAGCACTATGCATAAAGATGCGCAATATACTGATTAGTCTATTGCCGTTATCTATTCTCCTTGCTTTAAGATTCACCAACCTCGTTGATAACAACATCTAATAATAAGATGCAATAAATCGTGGAACGGTCGTTCGAAATTCCGTAATAGTTGATagttgataaaataaagaataaacgaACAAATCAGTAAtcgttttttaacaatttattattacaaaaacatGTATGcaggtaaatataaatatacacatatgtatacacatcGGGAAGTACTTTAATAAACTGCGCATAAATACTAATCTTACCGAGTAGGAGGGTTtcttaatatagaaatgctaaaaataattattgttttcttccTTAGTATCagtttactattttttttcctaCCTATGTATTTATGTTACCATTTTATTCTTCGTGTTGCTGCAACCTATGGAATTTAGGACATTCGTCGCATTCTTTAACTGTATAACTGACTTTTATTTAGACCAAATGTAAATATGAACGATACTCGATCTCTgagatagaaaattgaatcgtaaaatactgttaaatggttttctacttttctcctgtatattataaaaaattgttataaagagagcattaaaaaatatagcgtcaattagaaaaaaaagtttaattcaagatagaaaaagaggagAGGTTTTGTTAACATAAAAGATCAAATTAGCGTGCTTTGTATTCGTAATCGTACA
This window contains:
- the LOC144477630 gene encoding uncharacterized protein LOC144477630; the protein is MLWLILLSYITVAHSLRLAAYISSGGLHGEIRFEKSTDTSVRVRFSLQATLQYPDQQWYWSVTQFPVDYTLINNRCDKRYLGEDVIDLTELIGPLDLPGNETGVVEVPGISLTGKMGLWGKGLILRDAYTSRTICASITVLEKNVEKVARAQFYGSVAGTVWFRWLGSNTGDNSTNAIIYTDLHHVNKQKLQSIDYTEHYWKIYVTDIFDIGKDKSSCNILQTVFDPDNAGNGKGIGDIDVRLGKIKVATNPNKRYKTLYRDTELSLLPADLLGPHRLIYLVIFHPTHDDSFLACTKINHWKTMSTKTLINSHGIKGEMTLTQVTPFEPTWVNISLTPVNDLETRLRYATKIKSYQIHELPPETTKTVSNTAVVCNTTGKMYNPSHIDETTIPPAGLGTQDQYAIGDLSGKL